A window of the Linepithema humile isolate Giens D197 chromosome 4, Lhum_UNIL_v1.0, whole genome shotgun sequence genome harbors these coding sequences:
- the Polr3A gene encoding DNA-directed RNA polymerase III subunit RPC1 isoform X1 produces MVKEQFRETNVASEVSHISFGVDSMHNMLMQSSVQVITKNLYNEDAMRTPVPHGVLDKRMGVSSTNKSKCDTCHKELNECVGHFGYMDLELPVFHVGYFKSIIQILQTICKKCAHVLLTPEEKKIFLRKLQNPNLGYLIRKNLRKSIWERAKKKTECPNCKSNNGPVKKAGFLKIVHEQYKNLKKTDPIIKDKLAELSIAMDRDKEFKNIVEQNYRSVLDEYLYPNVVRELFNRIPTGDVCFLLMNPECASPVDLILTRIPVPPICIRPSVMSDLKAGTNEDYLTMKLSEIALINDVIRKQNGVKVLTYMEHWDFLQLHCGLYINSEMSGIPLHMQVNLCMKLPKKSGRGIVQRLKGKQGRFRGNLSGKRVDYTARTVISPDPNLRIDQVGVPMYVAKTLTYPEKITPSNIELMRKLVRNGPDIHPGANFIQYKKAKNRWYLGYADRKKVAQELQYGDVVERHLKDDDLVLFNRQPSLHKLSIMAHRTKILEHRTFRFNECVCTPYNADFDGDEMNLHAPQTEEARAEALVLLANKSNLVTPRNGDLLIAATQDFLTGAYLLTQKDTFLDIEQVRLAFCFLAGLDASLIVTLPVPAILKPVKLWTGKQIFSLILRPNPECPIKANLKTKGKAYTSGEEFCINDSYVIIRNSELLAGTMDKATLGSGSKQNIFYVLLCDWGEDVAISAMWRLTRIANHFNFEKGISLGLGDVIPSQSLLAIKKKVLNTHYAKCNEYIKLTEEGRLVCQPGCSEEETLESRILDELSVIRDNVGKACLKELHPTNTPLTMALCGSKGSFINISQMIVCVGQQAINGHRVPNGFENRALPHVLPQLRTPEAKGFVENSFFSGLTSKEFYFHAMGGREGLTDTAVKTAETGYMQRRLIKSLEDLCIHYDMTVRNSMKDIVQTPYGADGLDPTYMEGKDCPVDYKRVYDHVRAKLPYKNEEPLDGPRVISATNEMLSSEEYDCLSSEFKQELTTFLKLVALKITRYRNIKSNSPVILQLERFTVSQLVEFIHTCKEKYMKSKIEPGTAVGALAAQSIGEPGTQMTLKTFHFAGIAAMNITQGVPRIKEIINASPKISTPIITAALVDDMDPEVAKRVKARIEKTTLGNVAEYIEEVYLRDEHFLIIKLDVNKIKILKLEVDINSISYAILTSKLKLTQKNVEVLGDSIIIIRPNKQKEQQKESSHFPFRHLMEAVPNIIIKGLPSISRVVIHENEKVTRDGKKSLMLFVEGDNFREVMATRGIHGEKTRSNNTIEVFKTLGIEAARATIMSEIKSVMETHGISIDCRHLMLLADLMTGRGEVLGITRQGLAKMKESVLNLASFEKTADHLFDAAYYGQEDVICGVSESIIIGIPVPLGTGIFKLLHKADKDEPRKREPLFDDPQFHQPFRSGRRLQRTRPRTVLQTSA; encoded by the exons ATGGTGAAGGAACAATTCAGGGAGACGAATGTCGCCAGCGAAGT cTCCCACATATCTTTTGGTGTGGATAGTATGCACAACATGCTTATGCAGTCTAGTGTACAAGTTATTACCAAGAACTTGTACAACGAAGATGCCATGCGTACTCCAGTTCCTCACGGAGTGCTCGATAAACGAATG ggAGTAAGCTCAACAAATAAGAGCAAATGTGACACATGCCATAAGGAATTGAATGAGTGTGTAGGACACTTTGGCTACATGGATTTAGAGCTGCCAGTTTTTCATGTCGGCTATTTTAAATCTATCATTCAGATTTTACAGACAATTTGCAAG AAATGCGCTCATGTTTTATTAACAccggaagaaaagaaaatttttttgcgtaaATTACAAAATCCAAATTTGGGATACTTGATACGCAAAAATTTGCGTAAGTCCATTTGGGAACGagcgaaaaagaaaacagaatgTCCAAATTGTAAATCAAATAATGGCCCAGTGAAAAAGGCTGGTTTTCTCAAGATTGTGCACGAgcaatataagaatttaaagaagACCGATcctattattaaagataaattggCTGAATTAAGCATAGCCATGGATCGCGACAAGGAATTTAAGAATATAGTAGAGCAAAATTACAGATCTGTGCTGGACGAATATCTATATCCTAATGTG GTTCGAGAACTTTTCAATAGAATTCCAACAGGTGACGTTTGCTTTTTGTTAATGAATCCTGAATGCGCATCACCTGTAGATTTAATATTGACAAGAATTCCTGTACCACCGATTTGCATTAGACCTAGTGTTATGTCTGATCTAAAAGCTGGTACAAACGAAGATTATCTCACAATGAAATTGTCAGAAATAGCTCTTATCAATGACGTTATTCGTAAGCAAAATGGTGTTAAAGTATTGACATACATGGAGCATTGGGATTTCCTTCAATTGCACTGCGGCCTTTACATTAATAGTGAAATGTCTGGAATACCTCTTCACATGCAagtaaatttgtgtatgaaaTTA CCTAAAAAATCTGGCAGAGGGATAGTACAGAGATTAAAAGGAAAACAAGGTCGCTTCCGAGGAAATCTATCTGGTAAACGTGTCGATTACACTGCGCGTACGGTGATTTCGCCCGATCCGAATCTCAGAATAGATCAA GTAGGTGTGCCTATGTATGTTGCAAAGACCTTAACGTATCCTGAAAAGATCACGCCGtcaaatatagaattaatgcGCAAATTGGTTCGGAATGGCCCGGACATACATCCTGGAGCAAATTTCATACAGTACAAGAAAGCGAAGAATAGATGGTACCTCGGCTATGCCGACCGGAAGAAGGTTGCCCAGGAGCTGCAG TATGGCGACGTTGTTGAGAGGCATCTCAAAGACGATGACCTAGTGCTGTTCAATCGGCAGCCGTCTCTGCacaaattaagtataatgGCCCATAGGACTAAGATATTGGAACACCGAACGTTCAGATTCAACGAATGCGTCTGCACACCTTATAACGCCGACTTTGATGGCGACGAAATGAATTTACACGCGCCTCAGACCGAGGAAGCGAGGGCGGAAGCGCTGGTTTTGTTGGCG AATAAATCGAATCTGGTTACACCTCGCAACGGTGATTTGCTGATAGCCGCGACGCAGGACTTCCTTACCGGTGCTTATCTCTTGACCCAAAAGGACACGTTTCTCGACATAGAACAGGTCAGATTAGCCTTCTGCTTCTTGGCCGGCCTGGACGCATCTCTGATCGTAACTCTTCCCGTGCCCGCTATTTTGAAACCTGTCAAGTTGTGGACCGGCAAACAGATATTCAGTTTAATTTTGCGACCAAATCCGGAGTGTCCTATCAAAGCAAATTTGAAGACAAAGGGCAAGGCTTACACCAGTGGAGAGGAGTTTTGCATCAACGATTCCT ATGTCATTATTCGCAATTCCGAGCTCCTCGCGGGAACGATGGATAAAGCTACACTGGGCTCAGGATCGAagcagaatatattttatgtcctGCTGTGTGACTGGGGCGAGGATGTTGCGATCTCAGCTATGTGGCGCTTAACCAGAATAGCGaatcattttaatttcgaGAAAGGGATTTCTCTCGGTCTTGGAGACGTTATACCCAGTCAAAGCCTTCTCGCCATCAAGAAGAAGGTGTTAAATACGCA ttaTGCGAAATGTAACGAGTACATTAAACTAACCGAGGAAGGTCGCCTCGTCTGTCAACCTGGATGCTCAGAAGAAGAAACACTGGAATCTCGTATATTAGATGAGCTCTCTGTAATCCGTGACAACGTTGGTAAAGCGTGTTTAAAAGAACTGCACCCTACTAACACTCCTCTTACCATGGCTCTCTGTGGAAGCAAGGGcagttttataaacatttcgCAGATGATAG TTTGTGTAGGACAGCAAGCTATCAATGGTCACAGAGTGCCAAATGGGTTCGAAAACCGCGCGTTACCTCATGTATTGCCGCAACTGAGGACACCCGAGGCTAAAGGTTTCGTagaaaattcatttttctccGGTTTGACCTCGAAGGAGTTCTACTTTCACGCAATGGGCGGAAGGGAGGGTCTCACGGATACCGCCGTGAAAACCGCCGAAACCGGATACATGCAGAGGCGGCTGATCAAAAGTCTGGAAGACCTCTGCATCCATTACGACATGACGGTGCGCAACTCAATGAAGGACATCGTGCAGACACCGTACGGTGCAGACGGATTGGATCCCACGTACATGGAGG GCAAGGACTGTCCGGTGGATTATAAGAGAGTGTACGATCATGTGCGAGCTAAGTTGCCGTACAAAAACGAAGAGCCTTTAGACGGTCCTCGCGTGATCAGCGCCACGAACGAGATGCTATCCTCCGAGGAGTACGATTGCTTGAGCAGCGAGTTCAAACAGGAACTGAC caCATTCCTGAAATTGGTGGCGTTGAAGATAACGCGCTATCGGAATATTAAATCGAACTCGCCGGTGATCCTGCAACTCGAACGTTTCACCGTTTCGCAATTGGTCGAGTTCATTCATACGTGCAAGGAGAAGTATATGAAATCCAAGATAGAACCGGGCACGGCTGTTGGTGCTCTCGCGGCGCAAAGTATCGGCGAGCCGGGAACGCAGATGACTCTCAAGACGTTTCACTTCGCCGGTATAGCCGCCATGAATATCACGCAGGGTGTGCCGCGTATCAAGGAAATTATTAATGCCAGTCCTAAGATCAGTACTCCCATTATAACGGCAGCACTG GTCGACGATATGGATCCCGAAGTTGCGAAACGTGTGAAGGCGCGAATCGAGAAGACAACTTTAGGAAATGTGGCTGAATATATTGAAGAAGTATACTTGCGCGATGAGCACtttcttataataaagttGGACgtcaacaaaataaagatattaaaattagaagtGGACATTAATTCTATAAGCTACGC GATTCTAACTTCAAAGTTGAAATTGACTCAAAAGAATGTAGAAGTCCTAGGcgattcaattattattattcgacCGAACAAACAAAAGGAACAACAAAAGGAAAGTTCACACTTTCCGTTTCGGCATCTGATGGAGGCGGTGccgaatattataataaaa gGTTTGCCGTCAATTTCTAGAGTGGTTATACACGAAAACGAAAAAGTTACACGCGATGGCAAAAAAAGTCTAATGTTATTTGTCGAAGGAGATAACTTTAGAGAAGTAATGGCAACGCGTGGCATCCACGGCGAAAAGACGAGATCGAACAATACGATAGAA GTTTTCAAAACACTCGGCATCGAAGCGGCAAGAGCGACTATTATGTCAGAAATTAAATCGGTAATGGAAACTCACGGAATCAGCATTGATTGCCGACATCTAATGTTATTGGCAGATTTAATGACAGGCAGAGGAGAAGTGCTTGGTATCACAAGACAGGGTTTGGCGAAGATGAAAGAATCAGTTTTAAACTTGGCATCG TTTGAGAAAACGGCGGATCATCTGTTTGACGCAGCTTATTACGGGCAGGAAGATGTTATATGCGGTGTATCGGAATCAATTATAATAGGCATTCCAGTTCCACTCGGCACAGGAATCTTCAAACTACTTCACAA agCTGACAAGGATGAGCCACGCAAGAGGGAGCCTCTATTTGACGATCCACAATTTCACCAACCGTTCCGTTCTGGAAGACGACTTCAACGTACACGACCACGTACAGTACTCCAAACTTCAGCTTAA
- the Polr3A gene encoding DNA-directed RNA polymerase III subunit RPC1 isoform X2: protein MVKEQFRETNVASEVSHISFGVDSMHNMLMQSSVQVITKNLYNEDAMRTPVPHGVLDKRMGVSSTNKSKCDTCHKELNECVGHFGYMDLELPVFHVGYFKSIIQILQTICKKCAHVLLTPEEKKIFLRKLQNPNLGYLIRKNLRKSIWERAKKKTECPNCKSNNGPVKKAGFLKIVHEQYKNLKKTDPIIKDKLAELSIAMDRDKEFKNIVEQNYRSVLDEYLYPNVVRELFNRIPTGDVCFLLMNPECASPVDLILTRIPVPPICIRPSVMSDLKAGTNEDYLTMKLSEIALINDVIRKQNGVKVLTYMEHWDFLQLHCGLYINSEMSGIPLHMQPKKSGRGIVQRLKGKQGRFRGNLSGKRVDYTARTVISPDPNLRIDQVGVPMYVAKTLTYPEKITPSNIELMRKLVRNGPDIHPGANFIQYKKAKNRWYLGYADRKKVAQELQYGDVVERHLKDDDLVLFNRQPSLHKLSIMAHRTKILEHRTFRFNECVCTPYNADFDGDEMNLHAPQTEEARAEALVLLANKSNLVTPRNGDLLIAATQDFLTGAYLLTQKDTFLDIEQVRLAFCFLAGLDASLIVTLPVPAILKPVKLWTGKQIFSLILRPNPECPIKANLKTKGKAYTSGEEFCINDSYVIIRNSELLAGTMDKATLGSGSKQNIFYVLLCDWGEDVAISAMWRLTRIANHFNFEKGISLGLGDVIPSQSLLAIKKKVLNTHYAKCNEYIKLTEEGRLVCQPGCSEEETLESRILDELSVIRDNVGKACLKELHPTNTPLTMALCGSKGSFINISQMIVCVGQQAINGHRVPNGFENRALPHVLPQLRTPEAKGFVENSFFSGLTSKEFYFHAMGGREGLTDTAVKTAETGYMQRRLIKSLEDLCIHYDMTVRNSMKDIVQTPYGADGLDPTYMEGKDCPVDYKRVYDHVRAKLPYKNEEPLDGPRVISATNEMLSSEEYDCLSSEFKQELTTFLKLVALKITRYRNIKSNSPVILQLERFTVSQLVEFIHTCKEKYMKSKIEPGTAVGALAAQSIGEPGTQMTLKTFHFAGIAAMNITQGVPRIKEIINASPKISTPIITAALVDDMDPEVAKRVKARIEKTTLGNVAEYIEEVYLRDEHFLIIKLDVNKIKILKLEVDINSISYAILTSKLKLTQKNVEVLGDSIIIIRPNKQKEQQKESSHFPFRHLMEAVPNIIIKGLPSISRVVIHENEKVTRDGKKSLMLFVEGDNFREVMATRGIHGEKTRSNNTIEVFKTLGIEAARATIMSEIKSVMETHGISIDCRHLMLLADLMTGRGEVLGITRQGLAKMKESVLNLASFEKTADHLFDAAYYGQEDVICGVSESIIIGIPVPLGTGIFKLLHKADKDEPRKREPLFDDPQFHQPFRSGRRLQRTRPRTVLQTSA from the exons ATGGTGAAGGAACAATTCAGGGAGACGAATGTCGCCAGCGAAGT cTCCCACATATCTTTTGGTGTGGATAGTATGCACAACATGCTTATGCAGTCTAGTGTACAAGTTATTACCAAGAACTTGTACAACGAAGATGCCATGCGTACTCCAGTTCCTCACGGAGTGCTCGATAAACGAATG ggAGTAAGCTCAACAAATAAGAGCAAATGTGACACATGCCATAAGGAATTGAATGAGTGTGTAGGACACTTTGGCTACATGGATTTAGAGCTGCCAGTTTTTCATGTCGGCTATTTTAAATCTATCATTCAGATTTTACAGACAATTTGCAAG AAATGCGCTCATGTTTTATTAACAccggaagaaaagaaaatttttttgcgtaaATTACAAAATCCAAATTTGGGATACTTGATACGCAAAAATTTGCGTAAGTCCATTTGGGAACGagcgaaaaagaaaacagaatgTCCAAATTGTAAATCAAATAATGGCCCAGTGAAAAAGGCTGGTTTTCTCAAGATTGTGCACGAgcaatataagaatttaaagaagACCGATcctattattaaagataaattggCTGAATTAAGCATAGCCATGGATCGCGACAAGGAATTTAAGAATATAGTAGAGCAAAATTACAGATCTGTGCTGGACGAATATCTATATCCTAATGTG GTTCGAGAACTTTTCAATAGAATTCCAACAGGTGACGTTTGCTTTTTGTTAATGAATCCTGAATGCGCATCACCTGTAGATTTAATATTGACAAGAATTCCTGTACCACCGATTTGCATTAGACCTAGTGTTATGTCTGATCTAAAAGCTGGTACAAACGAAGATTATCTCACAATGAAATTGTCAGAAATAGCTCTTATCAATGACGTTATTCGTAAGCAAAATGGTGTTAAAGTATTGACATACATGGAGCATTGGGATTTCCTTCAATTGCACTGCGGCCTTTACATTAATAGTGAAATGTCTGGAATACCTCTTCACATGCAa CCTAAAAAATCTGGCAGAGGGATAGTACAGAGATTAAAAGGAAAACAAGGTCGCTTCCGAGGAAATCTATCTGGTAAACGTGTCGATTACACTGCGCGTACGGTGATTTCGCCCGATCCGAATCTCAGAATAGATCAA GTAGGTGTGCCTATGTATGTTGCAAAGACCTTAACGTATCCTGAAAAGATCACGCCGtcaaatatagaattaatgcGCAAATTGGTTCGGAATGGCCCGGACATACATCCTGGAGCAAATTTCATACAGTACAAGAAAGCGAAGAATAGATGGTACCTCGGCTATGCCGACCGGAAGAAGGTTGCCCAGGAGCTGCAG TATGGCGACGTTGTTGAGAGGCATCTCAAAGACGATGACCTAGTGCTGTTCAATCGGCAGCCGTCTCTGCacaaattaagtataatgGCCCATAGGACTAAGATATTGGAACACCGAACGTTCAGATTCAACGAATGCGTCTGCACACCTTATAACGCCGACTTTGATGGCGACGAAATGAATTTACACGCGCCTCAGACCGAGGAAGCGAGGGCGGAAGCGCTGGTTTTGTTGGCG AATAAATCGAATCTGGTTACACCTCGCAACGGTGATTTGCTGATAGCCGCGACGCAGGACTTCCTTACCGGTGCTTATCTCTTGACCCAAAAGGACACGTTTCTCGACATAGAACAGGTCAGATTAGCCTTCTGCTTCTTGGCCGGCCTGGACGCATCTCTGATCGTAACTCTTCCCGTGCCCGCTATTTTGAAACCTGTCAAGTTGTGGACCGGCAAACAGATATTCAGTTTAATTTTGCGACCAAATCCGGAGTGTCCTATCAAAGCAAATTTGAAGACAAAGGGCAAGGCTTACACCAGTGGAGAGGAGTTTTGCATCAACGATTCCT ATGTCATTATTCGCAATTCCGAGCTCCTCGCGGGAACGATGGATAAAGCTACACTGGGCTCAGGATCGAagcagaatatattttatgtcctGCTGTGTGACTGGGGCGAGGATGTTGCGATCTCAGCTATGTGGCGCTTAACCAGAATAGCGaatcattttaatttcgaGAAAGGGATTTCTCTCGGTCTTGGAGACGTTATACCCAGTCAAAGCCTTCTCGCCATCAAGAAGAAGGTGTTAAATACGCA ttaTGCGAAATGTAACGAGTACATTAAACTAACCGAGGAAGGTCGCCTCGTCTGTCAACCTGGATGCTCAGAAGAAGAAACACTGGAATCTCGTATATTAGATGAGCTCTCTGTAATCCGTGACAACGTTGGTAAAGCGTGTTTAAAAGAACTGCACCCTACTAACACTCCTCTTACCATGGCTCTCTGTGGAAGCAAGGGcagttttataaacatttcgCAGATGATAG TTTGTGTAGGACAGCAAGCTATCAATGGTCACAGAGTGCCAAATGGGTTCGAAAACCGCGCGTTACCTCATGTATTGCCGCAACTGAGGACACCCGAGGCTAAAGGTTTCGTagaaaattcatttttctccGGTTTGACCTCGAAGGAGTTCTACTTTCACGCAATGGGCGGAAGGGAGGGTCTCACGGATACCGCCGTGAAAACCGCCGAAACCGGATACATGCAGAGGCGGCTGATCAAAAGTCTGGAAGACCTCTGCATCCATTACGACATGACGGTGCGCAACTCAATGAAGGACATCGTGCAGACACCGTACGGTGCAGACGGATTGGATCCCACGTACATGGAGG GCAAGGACTGTCCGGTGGATTATAAGAGAGTGTACGATCATGTGCGAGCTAAGTTGCCGTACAAAAACGAAGAGCCTTTAGACGGTCCTCGCGTGATCAGCGCCACGAACGAGATGCTATCCTCCGAGGAGTACGATTGCTTGAGCAGCGAGTTCAAACAGGAACTGAC caCATTCCTGAAATTGGTGGCGTTGAAGATAACGCGCTATCGGAATATTAAATCGAACTCGCCGGTGATCCTGCAACTCGAACGTTTCACCGTTTCGCAATTGGTCGAGTTCATTCATACGTGCAAGGAGAAGTATATGAAATCCAAGATAGAACCGGGCACGGCTGTTGGTGCTCTCGCGGCGCAAAGTATCGGCGAGCCGGGAACGCAGATGACTCTCAAGACGTTTCACTTCGCCGGTATAGCCGCCATGAATATCACGCAGGGTGTGCCGCGTATCAAGGAAATTATTAATGCCAGTCCTAAGATCAGTACTCCCATTATAACGGCAGCACTG GTCGACGATATGGATCCCGAAGTTGCGAAACGTGTGAAGGCGCGAATCGAGAAGACAACTTTAGGAAATGTGGCTGAATATATTGAAGAAGTATACTTGCGCGATGAGCACtttcttataataaagttGGACgtcaacaaaataaagatattaaaattagaagtGGACATTAATTCTATAAGCTACGC GATTCTAACTTCAAAGTTGAAATTGACTCAAAAGAATGTAGAAGTCCTAGGcgattcaattattattattcgacCGAACAAACAAAAGGAACAACAAAAGGAAAGTTCACACTTTCCGTTTCGGCATCTGATGGAGGCGGTGccgaatattataataaaa gGTTTGCCGTCAATTTCTAGAGTGGTTATACACGAAAACGAAAAAGTTACACGCGATGGCAAAAAAAGTCTAATGTTATTTGTCGAAGGAGATAACTTTAGAGAAGTAATGGCAACGCGTGGCATCCACGGCGAAAAGACGAGATCGAACAATACGATAGAA GTTTTCAAAACACTCGGCATCGAAGCGGCAAGAGCGACTATTATGTCAGAAATTAAATCGGTAATGGAAACTCACGGAATCAGCATTGATTGCCGACATCTAATGTTATTGGCAGATTTAATGACAGGCAGAGGAGAAGTGCTTGGTATCACAAGACAGGGTTTGGCGAAGATGAAAGAATCAGTTTTAAACTTGGCATCG TTTGAGAAAACGGCGGATCATCTGTTTGACGCAGCTTATTACGGGCAGGAAGATGTTATATGCGGTGTATCGGAATCAATTATAATAGGCATTCCAGTTCCACTCGGCACAGGAATCTTCAAACTACTTCACAA agCTGACAAGGATGAGCCACGCAAGAGGGAGCCTCTATTTGACGATCCACAATTTCACCAACCGTTCCGTTCTGGAAGACGACTTCAACGTACACGACCACGTACAGTACTCCAAACTTCAGCTTAA
- the LOC136999284 gene encoding uncharacterized protein, translating into HKIIVSKICTGLLAQCRQNEFFPDHILWSDKATFTPNGVFNSRNFLYWDEENPHAIREGAFQRRWSINVWAGIIANQVIGPYFFPSRLNGDIYAEFLQNELPVLLADVPLNMRVQLIYQHDGASANFRRRVRDLLNAHYPERWIGRGGPITWPPRSPDLNVLNFFVWGYVKSLIKNCGNGTENEVREAIIAAFNTITPDMAHRATRDIIRRAEFCIQERGWYFEQFLH; encoded by the exons cataaaataattgttagtAAAATATGTACAGGCCTTCTCGCGCAATGTCGGCAAAACGAATTTTTCCCGGATCATATTTTATGGAGCGATAAAGCTACGTTTACACCGAACGGTGTATTTAATtcgcgaaattttttatattgggATGAGGAAAATCCTCATGCGATTCGCGAAGGCGCGTTTCAACGTAGATGGTCCATTAACGTATGGGCTGGAATAATCGCGAACCAAGTA atcggTCCATATTTTTTCCCATCGCGTTTAAATGGCGATATTTATGcggaatttttacaaaatgaatTGCCAGTGCTTCTCGCCGATGTGCCCCTAAATATGCGAGTGCAATTGATTTATCAGCACGATGGAGCATCAGCGAACTTCCGCCGCCGAGTTCGCGATTTATTAAATGCGCATTATCCAGAAAGATGGATTGGTCGAGGTGGTCCTATCACCTGGCCGCCACGGTCGCcagatttaaatgtattaaattttttcgttTGGGGCTACGTAAAAAGTCTAATCAAAAACTGTGGTAATGGTACAGAAAATGAAGTACGTGAAGCTATTATTGCGGCCTTCAATACCATTACGCCGGACATGGCGCACCGTGCAACGCGCGATATTATTCGAAGGGCCGAATTCTGCATACAAGAAAGAGGATGGTACTTCGAACAAttcttgcattaa